The DNA region CTCCATCTAGTCCTATGACATCCCGTGGAGGTGAAATATCACGGCAGATCCCACATCTTCAGACTCAAAGCTCTTCTTCAGCTCCTCGGGATAGGTAGTTGTGACCATGTTATTTATTTGCAAAACAATAAGCTACTCCTCTCCCCCTATTTAAAACCCATTCAAAACTTCCCTCACTATTTatgcaaataaatataaaatgttgTCCAGAATATATTTGTCTCAGCTCTTAGTTCCTGAACGGTTTAGTGTATCAAGTTGAGCCAAGGGTAAAGCACGTTCATTTGCATAATTGATGTGTTTTTCCCTTTTATTCAGCATATGATGGTGAAGAATGGTGGGAATGCCATTTGACCCTAAAACATCCTTAAAGAATGTGTTAAGTCTAAGAAAACTTGTTCAGCGTGACACTTTTCTCTAAATGTCGTAATTTTATATAGTTCTTCATATCTGATAACAGTGGGGAAATATGCTAGTTAACATAAAAATACAGGATGGAAGTAATCTACTCTACTGGTTGTTTGCAGAGACTCTATTGTGCAATCTTCTCCAGCAAACCAAGATAGAGCAGGGCCATCAGAATCCCAGTCCATTTCTGATTCTCTGCGGGCCCGATTTAGTGCGTTGTCCATGAGGTACGGTTTGTTAGAGAATAGTGGATGTGCCTAGTTCTGTGTATTTCCTGCTTGACTTCTCTCTGATTTCAACCTATCTTTGTGATTAAGATACAAAGAGTCAATTTCAAAAGGCGCAAGGGGATGGAAGGAGAGGCTGTTTTGTCATGGTTCTTCCATGTCAAAAGTTGGCTCAGAAGCTAGGAGAGAGGCTGGAATTGCCGGCGTCACACAATTGGTGCAATCCCAATCTCTTCAAAATAGAGCAACTTATAGAACTGCGACTACCTCTTTGTCAAATCATTTGGAGGATCATCCCACTGGAGAGGTGACCAACCAGAACAGGGGAGCTAGAAGAGAGAATGCATCGCATGATAACACTCCAGCTGCTTGTTCTGCTAGCTCACGTTCGAATTGAGCTCTATTTTGTTTCTGTCGATAAAATCTTTCCTCATCATCTCATGTTTGAAGGTGAGCTCTGATCCTTGTCTAACCTTTTAGATTCTGTACAGATTCAGCATTTCTTGCTTTTCACCATTTGTAAACTCAATACCTGTTTCGGTCCTTATGGTTAAGCATCCCTAGTGCAAGTGGTTTTAGGGCGTTTTGGCAATGTGCTTGGTAGACTGAAGAGATGGTTTACCACTTTCATACTTTCTTTCACAAAGCTACGCATAAGATATAGTTGAGATTACAATGGGACTGGCAATAAGTAAGGTGTGTTTCGGGGAGCATTTTGGTTATTTAGCGTGATTTCATATGGCAGTAAGATTTCGGGGGAAATTTTCttgaatctttttttttaagttttaacgtCTATCAACTCCATCTTACTTGTTCCTAGCTATTTGATATTTTAGAAGAACTTAATTCCTATATGCAATTTATCCAATGGATATGAGATGTCTCTTAgacaaagaaaggaaaaaaaaaggaacaaaCACCATGGCCAAACTCAATCCTTTGGTCTGCTGGCCACAAATTTGGGCTATTTTGGTGGTTCAGTATGCTAGCCTGTTATTTTGTTAGTGGGGATGGGAGAATGGTTTAACCACTAATCAGTTATTGGTGAAAAGGTGATGGACTTGGAATTTTGGGTCAAGTCAATAAGAACTTAACGTAACGACCAGTTTGACTCATTGATTCATGCATAATAAACGACCAGTCCGACCAAATTGGAGTGTTAAATTTCTTGGCAACTAAATTGATTCATGCAtaatcttttagggactattttctGCATTGATCTTATTGTGAAATAGTAGCTAGTAGGTTAATGTTATTGTACGGTTGTTATCGCTTAA from Arachis hypogaea cultivar Tifrunner chromosome 10, arahy.Tifrunner.gnm2.J5K5, whole genome shotgun sequence includes:
- the LOC112716565 gene encoding E3 ubiquitin-protein ligase RHF2A isoform X3, producing the protein MMLAAYALRISPKTTACRHEFHLQCVLEWCQRSSQCPMCWQPISMKDPTSQELFEAVERERKLRAIAPRTAAIFHHPAFGDFGLQHLGISDADLEQRIIQHLAAAAAVGRSHHHAWREGHQTRASAHGHPPVIVLSSQPSAPQVPESAPRGGDEPATNPLGTPSSPMTSRGGEISRQIPHLQTQSSSSAPRDRDSIVQSSPANQDRAGPSESQSISDSLRARFSALSMRYKESISKGARGWKERLFCHGSSMSKVGSEARREAGIAGVTQLVQSQSLQNRATYRTATTSLSNHLEDHPTGEVTNQNRGARRENASHDNTPAACSASSRSN
- the LOC112716565 gene encoding E3 ubiquitin-protein ligase RHF2A isoform X4, which encodes MCWQPISMKDPTSQELFEAVERERKLRAIAPRTAAIFHHPAFGDFGLQHLGISDADLEQRIIQHLAAAAAVGRSHHHAWREGHQTRASAHGHPPVIVLSSQPSAPQVPESAPRGGDEPATNPLGTPSSPMTSRGGEISRQIPHLQTQSSSSAPRDRDSIVQSSPANQDRAGPSESQSISDSLRARFSALSMRYKESISKGARGWKERLFCHGSSMSKVGSEARREAGIAGVTQLVQSQSLQNRATYRTATTSLSNHLEDHPTGEVTNQNRGARRENASHDNTPAACSASSRSN